ATGACGTGGACAGAGACCACAAATTTAAAATTTTGCTTACTCAATGCAGAGAATCTCTTTTTGATGTTCGACGGGACACCAACAAAAGATGTCTTGAATCTGAAAGAAGCTCAGTGGCAACGTCTGTCCTCTTCCATTTATGAGAATAAGTCGTTAAAGAAAACTCAAGATATCGCCAAAGCCTTAAAAGAGATCAACGCCGACATTATTATGCTCTGCGAAGTTGGTGGTTTTGAGTCCTTAAAAAACTTCAACCTTCTCTTTATGGATGATGCCTATTCCCCTTGTTTGATTGAGGGAAACTCCGAAAGAAATATCGACGTCGGTTTTTTGATCCGCAAGAACCTGCCGTTCTACTTTGATCTTCAATCCAACAAGAACCGACCGATCAATTACCTCTACCCTCATGAGCGCGAAAGTCTTTTGCACGGCTATCCGGTCAAAGGTGGCAAGGTCACAAGCAGTCATAAGTTTTCACGAGACGTGGCGGAGCTTCGACTTTTTAAAACTGACAAAGAAAAACCGTCACTGATTGTTTTGCTCGCTCATCTGAAGTCACGCTTAGATCCTGAACGGATTGATCCCAACGGTTTTGAGAGACGCCAGGCTGAGCTTCGCACTTTGCTTGAGATCTACCATGAGCTTGAGATCGTGCATCCTGATCTGCCTTTGATTGTGGCGGGTGATTTTAATGGCAATGCCAGCATGATTAATACGGATGAAGAGTTTAAAGATCTGTACTCTTCGACTCCTTTAAAAGATGTGCTGGAGGTCAGCGGTCTTCCGCAAGAAGCGCGTGCCACTTTTTACCAAGTTCGAAACGGATCTCGCGCGGAAGGACGGCAAATTGATTTTGCGTTTTTGTCGCCGCACACACAGCAGTTGGTGAAACCAGGTGGCTCGTATGTGCATCGATATAAGGATGAGTTCGGTATGGAACATGACATCCCAAGAAATATGGATGCCAAACTCAATCTCCCTTCGGATCATTATCCGTTGGTGTTTGAAATTGAGAACCTCAAACTCAAATAGCTCGCTACACACGCCGCATTACATTTGTTATCTGTCATTCTCTTTTTAGCTCGTTGACGTTTATATGCGTCGAAATTATCCTAGATGACACTATGGCAATGCAAAAAACAACAACCCCGAATTTTCAAATCACTGCGAAGGTCGTCTACGTTCCTGCGGAGTCGCGTCCAGAGCAGGGTTATCACTTTTTTGCTTACAAAATTTCAATCAAAAATGTGGGCGAAGCTCCGGCTCAATTGATGAGTCGTCATTGGGTGATTACGGATGCTCGTGGGCACAAAGAAGAAGTTCGCGGCCCGGGTGTTGTTGGAATGCAGCCAAAAATCCAACCGGGTCAGACGTTTGAATATGACAGCGCCTGCCCTCTTCATGCGGCCACAGGAAGTATGCAGGGTCGCTACCATTTCGTTGCAGAAAATGGAGAGAGCTTCAGCGTCGAAATCCCTGAATTCTATCTAATTGCTCCTCACGCTCTTCATTAATCGACAAGGTCTAGTTTTTTAGAAATTTTCTAGATCACTCAAAGAAAGCTGTGCTAAACCCTGTTCCCGATCGGAAGGGGGCTTTCATGGCTTGGTTCAAAAATCTGCGCGAACTTTTAGGACTTCAAAAAAACTCTACGATGTGTTTGTGCATGGTTGTTTCCGAGCAAGAAGGCGCAGAAATCTGGCTTAACGATCGAAAAACTAACTTCGTCACTCCGAAAGCCGTGGCGATTCCCAAAGGGCCTGAGACAAAAATCACTTTGAAACTTGTCGGCCACAAAGATCACATTGCTTACGTTAAAAGCGCTCATACATTGACCTATTATCATTGCAAGCTCGAACGAATTCCTCTTAGACTTATTCGTAATAATGAAATCTATCAAAGTGCCTCTTTATAAAAATACCCAACGTCTTGTTATTCGTCCTTTAGAAGAAACGGATTACGAAAACTGGGCGCAGGCCCATTCCTGTCTTCGTCCTCCACAAAATGAGTGGGACGAAACGAACTGGAAAGACTCTGAGCTCACGAAGAAAAAATTCAAAGAACTTTTGAAAATCCAGAAAGTTCAACGCGCGAAAGACATCTTTTATTCTTTTGGAATTTTCAGAAAAGATGACGGGATTTTATTGGGCACAGTAAACCTGATGGATATTTCCCGCGGGCCTTTTCAAAATGCTTACTTGGGTTATCGGATTTTTAATAACTACTGGGGAAACGGTTACGCGCAAGAGGCTTGCAAAGCAGCGATGCACATTGCTTTTAAAGACTTGAAACTTCACAGAGTTGAAGCTGGGATTGCTCCGACAAACAAAAGATCCATCAAAACCGCAAAAGCCATCGGCCTTCGCAAGGAAGGCCTCAGCCGCAAGCGTCTTTTGGTGCGCAACAAATGGG
This region of Bdellovibrio sp. BCCA genomic DNA includes:
- a CDS encoding GNAT family N-acetyltransferase, whose translation is MKSIKVPLYKNTQRLVIRPLEETDYENWAQAHSCLRPPQNEWDETNWKDSELTKKKFKELLKIQKVQRAKDIFYSFGIFRKDDGILLGTVNLMDISRGPFQNAYLGYRIFNNYWGNGYAQEACKAAMHIAFKDLKLHRVEAGIAPTNKRSIKTAKAIGLRKEGLSRKRLLVRNKWVDLVLYAVTKEDL
- a CDS encoding endonuclease/exonuclease/phosphatase family protein, with protein sequence MTWTETTNLKFCLLNAENLFLMFDGTPTKDVLNLKEAQWQRLSSSIYENKSLKKTQDIAKALKEINADIIMLCEVGGFESLKNFNLLFMDDAYSPCLIEGNSERNIDVGFLIRKNLPFYFDLQSNKNRPINYLYPHERESLLHGYPVKGGKVTSSHKFSRDVAELRLFKTDKEKPSLIVLLAHLKSRLDPERIDPNGFERRQAELRTLLEIYHELEIVHPDLPLIVAGDFNGNASMINTDEEFKDLYSSTPLKDVLEVSGLPQEARATFYQVRNGSRAEGRQIDFAFLSPHTQQLVKPGGSYVHRYKDEFGMEHDIPRNMDAKLNLPSDHYPLVFEIENLKLK
- the apaG gene encoding Co2+/Mg2+ efflux protein ApaG, which gives rise to MAMQKTTTPNFQITAKVVYVPAESRPEQGYHFFAYKISIKNVGEAPAQLMSRHWVITDARGHKEEVRGPGVVGMQPKIQPGQTFEYDSACPLHAATGSMQGRYHFVAENGESFSVEIPEFYLIAPHALH